The genomic region AAAACAACGTCCCGGTTTGGAAGAGGCACTTAAGTATGCACGCAAAGGCGATACGATCGTCGTTTGGCGATTGGATCGACTAGGACGCAACATGCAAGATTTGATTCAAATTGTGAACGGCTTAAATGAACGTGGTATTGGCTTTCATAGTCTGCAAGAAAACCTAACAATGGACAAAAGCAATGCAACGGGGCAATTAATGTTTCACTTGTTCGCAGCGTTTGCGGAATTTGAACGTAATCTGATCGAAGAACGCTCGGCTGCGGGACGAGCAGCTGCCAAAGCTCGTGGGCGACTAGGTGGGCGCCCGGAGAAGTATGGACCAAAAGATATTGAAATGATGAAAGCTTTAATTGAAAGTGGGACACCGATTAAAGATGTTGCGGAAAAGTGGGGTGTGTCTCGCACGACGATTTATCGCTATTTAGAAAAATAGTAAATCGGAAGGGTTGATGTCTATGCAAAACGAATATCCTCCATTAACAGCTTATTCAGAAGAACAACGACAAGCAGCGATGGTAAAGTATAAAATCATTGCGCCTTATCTTATCGACGAAAAAACATTAACTGTTATTACAGAGGAAACCGGAATTGCAAAAAGAACGCTACAATACTGGATTCAAGATTATAAACAATTTGGATTAAAAGGCCTAATTCGAAAAACAAGAAGTGATGCTGGCAAAATACATGTAGAATCGGAAGTAGCTGTGGCAATTGAGCAACTTATTTTGAAGTACAGAAGAAATTCGCTAACATCTATTCATCGAATGGTTTGTGAACAATGTCAGAAAAAGGGCTGGCAACAACCGAGTTATTATCAAGTGTATAAGGTATCGCAGTCCCTTTCGCCAGGCTTGAAGAAGTTAGCGCATGATGGTGAAAAAGCATACGAAAATCAATATGATTTAATTCACCGACGAGAAGCAAGCTATCCCAATGAGATTTGGCAAGCTGATCACACTCCATTAGATATTATAGTTTTAAATGAAAAAGGAAAACCAGAAAGACCTTGGCTAACAATTATTTTAGATGACTATAGTCGTGCAATTGCTGGGTATTTCCTGACTTTTCAAAATCCCTCTGCAATACATACATCATTGGTCTTACATCAAGCGATATGGAGAAAAAGTAATCCCGATTGGCAAATATGTGGTATACCTGAAATTTTTTATACAGACCATGGAAGTGACTTTACGTCCAACCATTTGGAGCAAGTAGCAATTGATTTGAAAATTAATCTAGTCTTTTCTGCAATTGGTGTTCCAAGAGGACGAGGGAAAATTGAAAGATTTTTTTTAACCGTCAATCAATTGTTTTTGCAAGATTTACCTGGGTACTTGGGAAATCAAACTACTAGTTCACTTCTTACCCTAAAGGAACTGGATGAAAAATTATTTAATTTCCTTATATATAATTATCATCATAGGCTTCATGGTACAACAAAAAAAGAACCGATACAGTCGTGGAATAATTCTGGATTCCTTCCCAATATGCCAGAAAGTCTGGAAAGTCTTGATTTATTATTGCTAAATGTAGCAAAACCAAGGAAAGTTCATTCTGACGGGATTCATTTCCAAGGACTTAGATATATAGACACAAATCTAGCTGCATACGTTGGTGAAACAGTCATTATTCGTTATGATCCGAGAGACATTGCGGAGATTCGAGTGTTTTATCAAGATAAATATTTATGTACGGCTATTTCCCCCGAGATTTCTGATTATACAGTAGACTTAAAGGAGATTGTTTCAGCACGAAATAAAGTACGGAGAAATCTAAAGAAACAACTTGATTCTGGAAAAACGGTTGCGGAAGAAATTGCCCTATCAAAGCAACACGAGCTAGGGAATAAAACAAATGAATCTAATTCTAAAAAGTCGAAACTAAAGAGGTATTTCAATGAATAAAGGGCAAAAGTTTATTGAAACAAAAGAATTTAAGAGATTTGCCGAGTTCTGTGATGCATGTATTAGATACAAATATATAGGTATTTGTTATGGATTACCGGGTGTAGGAAAAACATTGTCCTCAAGGTACTATTCGAATTGGGATTCCATCGAAAAACAAATAGCTTATAAAACAGCAAACAATATTGGCCTAGATGCAGATGAAAAGATACTTGAAGCTAGAACAATTTTTTATACAGCTCCGGCAGTACGAGCGACTAAAATGACTGAACAGATCAATCTTATTGGTTCCAGAATGAATATGGTAAGAACTATGTATAAAGTACTTACTAAAGGAGAAGAAGAAAATTACACCACTGACGCTTATGAAGATATCGACTTGATTATTGTTGATGAAATTGATCGCCTAAAAGTGCAAAATTTAGAACAACTTAGGGATATTTACGATCGAAATGACATTGCAATGATATTAATTGGAATGCCTGGCATTGAAAAACGATTAGCACGATACCCTCAACTCTACTCCAGAATTGGATTTGCTCATGAATTTGATAAACTAAGTAAAGATGAAACCCATCATATTCTAGAGTATAAATGGGAAGAGTTAGGACTTTCTATAAAGCTTGAGGACTTTTCCGATTATGAAGCAATAACCAGCATAATAAAGATTACTGGAGGGAACTTCAGGCTCATACAGAGACTGTTCACTCAAATTGAAAGAATACTTGAAATTAACCAGCTCGAGACGATAACAACAGAAGTTGTTGAAGCCGCACGAGATAGCTTAGTAATCGGAATCAAGTAAGTATAAAAGGCTATCTCTCGATTGTTCAGCAGTCGGGCCATTTTGTTGCATAAAGTAGAAATTTAAATAAAAAGATGGAGGAAAAAATGATCTTTACATCAGAAGAAAAACAATTCGCAGTCGCATTGAAATCCATTGCACGAAATTTAGAGATAAAAGAATACATTCAGCAATCTCCTGAACTTTATCCGTTGTTTCAAAGGTCAGCTAAGCGATTTGTAACAGGTGAATCAAAAGAAGACGGTGTAGCCATCGGTAATCAGCTTATAAATAAGGGGTATCGTATTTCTCTTGAATTTATCGGAGAAAACACGGTCAGCAGGGAAAAGTGTATTCAAGCAAAAAATGAATTTTTGAAACTAATACAAGAATGCGGGGAACGGGGGCTAAATACTCGTATCTCTTTTGATCTATCTCATATTGGTTTAGCAGTCGATTCTGAATTAGCTTTTCAAAACTTATTAGAGATGGCAAAAGAGGCACACGATAATGGCTTATCGCTCATGATTAGTGCCGAGGAATCAAATAAAACAGAGCAAGTCTTGTCAGTTTACAAAAGAGCCGTTGCTCGATATACAAACATAGGGGTTACTCTTCAGGCTCAATTGTATCGGTCGCTTGATGATCTTAGGGAATTACTTAACTACTCCAGTGCGATTCGTCTTGTAAAGGGAGCCTTTCAAGAACCGTCAGATATTTGTATCCCTCGTTCCGAAAAGTTGGATGAACGGTATATTGAATTAGTGGATTTATGCGTGGAGGCGGAACATACGGTTTCAATTGCTTCGCATGATGAAGCAATATATAAGCAAGTTATCGAACATGGTTATTTAAAAAATCCATATGTAGAAGCAGAGATGTTGTATGGCATTCGCCCGGATCTTTGCAAACAACTTAAAGTTGACGGACTCCCTGTTCGTGTTTATTTGACATATGGTAGTGAGTGGTATTTATATCTCACTCATAGGATTGCTGAATATCCACCAAATATTTATGTTGCTATTACAGACATGATTCAGGGGTCCGAAGACACCTCGGTACTTTATTAAACAAACTGGGCGCGATTGTGGCACAAGAAATTAAAGGGGTGGCGATTGCCATCTCTTTTTTATTTGGGCCTGTGCAAAATAACACTTAAAATAGGTGCAAATTAACTCCTAAAGTGACACGTGATCCTTCCGCTGCTGCTCGATCTGAGCGTACAGCTTCCGGATCTCCTCGGTCGCCTGTTCGACTATAGACATAACGAAAAAGCCACTCCGGGATGCTTTCTCCGTTGCGGCTCTCTTTGTGAGGTTCTTCCTCTACATGCCGTATATTTCCTTAAATCCCAGTTCTAGTCCACTTAATCTTCAAAAACGGCGCTGGCTTTCGCTTTCCCAAACTTAGCCTTAAGAGTAACTTTCTTGCTTTTTAGGATACGAGTAGCTACCGCACCCGTCACTACTATGACCGCACCCGTAACCGCGCGACCTACTTGTTTGACCGCTTTTTGACCAGCTTCCGATGTTACAACATCCTTTACAACTTTTAATCCTTCGACTGGTAGCATCATGATCCTCCTCCGAATATGAAACATTCAATTACCTTTGCTGAACCATCTCAATAATCCGCGCGGCTGCTTTCCGTATGTATCGACGCGAGAGAGGATCTCCCCCAGCTGAGCGCTTGTCTGCTCCTGACCCTTTCGGATCTCGTCTCCGAGGCTGTTCTGTACGTCAGAGATCCGTCCGGAGAGCTGTTCAGTCCCGGTAGCTGCTTCCCGGCGAGCTTCGTCAAGCTCTCGTCTTAGTCCGTCGTTCTGTTCTGCCAGCATGACAACCGCCCTTTTTAGCTGATCGATCTCTCCAGCAAGTTGCATGAGGTACGGTTTTCCATCGTCGTCATTTGTCATCGGAACGATGATCTCGCGCACCACACCGCGCAGCTGCTCGCGTATAGAATCCGGATGCTCGTTCGCGTCTTTCATTTTCGATATGAATCCGAATAACTCGACCGCTTCCTCCGTGTAGCGCATTGTCCGCCCTGATCCAACTGTCGGCAGAAACTCTTTGAACTGACGCGCCCAATCCGCGAGCGTCGTTCTCGGCCTTCCGATTCGCTCGGATACATCTACAAGTGAATATGTCCGTTTGAAATCCATCCGTCGTTATCCCTCCATCTCACTGACACGTCACATCGTTATCTATCCGTCATTCGACGCAAAGACACGCCATTCCTGCTTCTGAACGCCTTTCAGATCGATTTAGTTTAGTAGAGTAAGGGGATAACTCATCCCATCAATCTAAACGCATCTCAGGCCAATCATCGCACGCTAAGTTCAACTTAGTGCGGTCACTCTCCATAAGCCCCTGTGAGCCGTTCTAAGGCGTTTACATATATTCACCCTTGTTTAATATGCATGTCATATAAAACAGGCTAATATGCGACCACGTGTCCGTCTGTAACGGCCTATATCAACATCCAGCCATATCCGATAATCACTAAACTCGATCCCAGCCAATAATTGAGCCGCATGAGCTTTATCCATCCGCGTTTTCTAGCCCTCAATCCATTAAGCGCAAAAGCTAACGCACTAGCCCAAGAGATGAGCGGCATCACCTTGATTAACTTTAATGAGTCTACGTTAATCAACTCTAACAAGAAAACCAGAGCTACACCCGATAATGCACCCAAAAGTATAGCGCTCCACTTTGTCTTTTTCTTCATACGATCCAATCCTACTCTCACATCATGCTGTTCTATCTGGATTCATAACATTCTAAAGCTATACCGCTTCGCGGTTCCGCGTCGTTGAACGCTCTCATGAAGCTTTCTATTTCTCAGTATCGATCGCTACCACTACCGCCTCACAACTAACAGGAGGTCGTTTAAGAGTCCTCAATTGTTTGATACACTATTTATTTGATAGACAGACTAAACGCTTTAGAGGATCTCTTATGGCCGTCTAGTCGCGTGATTGTACTTAGCTTTGTATAGCGCTATGGATTCTTTATAACATATTTGGAATAGCGCTACTGGTTCGCGCACTTCGAGAGTCATTTCAACACCGTTTGGTGTCCCCAGTGCAATTTTAGCGGTTCGGTCAAAGTATCGTTTAGCGGCAATTTCGACGATCTCAGGATCGAGATGATCCGAGAATTGAGTGATTAACATGAGGAAAATCTCATCTATGTATTCCAATCCAACAGGGATTCCTTCGATATAAAAGTATTTAGGGATATATTTATTCAGAGATTCATATAGTTCATTTTGAATAGATTCAGAAGAGGAATCGAGTTCTTTGTGTGTGTTCATACAATCAATCTTATTTAATAATGGTTCTTTTAAATGATTATGATTGGGTGTCTGTGAGACACTACCCCCGTGTCTGTGAGACACTACCCCTCGTGTCTGTGAGACACTACCCTTATTATCCTTGAGCTTCTTTGGCATGATTAATGTGTATAAGTTGGACGTGTTTTTGATCTTACGATTCTTGCTTACGTCCAACCGGAGTTCCTTTGTAATCAATCCCTTTTGTACTAAACCCTCCACAGCACGGATGGCGCTGCTTCTACTCATCCGTCCCCGTTTCGCTATGGTCGGATAGGAAGGAAATGCTGTTGGATCTGTTGGATTTACATAGGATCTTAAAACCATGTACACCATTTGCTCATAGATAGATAAGTCGGGAACATCCATAATATCAACGGGAACAATAAATACCCTTAACTGGCCATCATCTTGTATGTATTCAATCCGTTCGTTTGACATGAAAAAAATCCCTCCGATTTTTATGAGGGACATGCTTGCCTATTTAAGTTACGTCATGCTAATATGGACGTAATCAAATAAGGACAGACTTGTCCCTTGTTATAGTAACGAAGAAGAGCGCCTAGCCGACCAAAGCATAGGGCGCTTTTTTCGTTGTTGGGCTTAATTATACGTTAATCTACCAATCTCGTAAATACGAGAAAATCCGACTACAACTAGGAAAAATCGAGTATACATGATGTATAACTAATGTATAATTTTCTAAAGAACCTTGATATATAAGGGGTTTTATGAAGAATTATTAACCTTCATAAATTTTGATCACGTCCCCACGCTCATGACCAACTTCTTTACTAACGATTAAAGCTGCCTGATCACGGGAAAACCCCCGATCGACTTCTTCTCGCATACGATCCTGCACATAACCATACCGAAGACCATGGAAGGTCAACTCGCGTGTGGAACCATCGCGCTTGTCCAACCGAGTCTCTGTACCTTCCACTGTCTTCACTTTATCACGGTGATACTCCACGAATTTTTGCATCTGGTTTA from Paenibacillus crassostreae harbors:
- a CDS encoding proline dehydrogenase family protein, which translates into the protein MIFTSEEKQFAVALKSIARNLEIKEYIQQSPELYPLFQRSAKRFVTGESKEDGVAIGNQLINKGYRISLEFIGENTVSREKCIQAKNEFLKLIQECGERGLNTRISFDLSHIGLAVDSELAFQNLLEMAKEAHDNGLSLMISAEESNKTEQVLSVYKRAVARYTNIGVTLQAQLYRSLDDLRELLNYSSAIRLVKGAFQEPSDICIPRSEKLDERYIELVDLCVEAEHTVSIASHDEAIYKQVIEHGYLKNPYVEAEMLYGIRPDLCKQLKVDGLPVRVYLTYGSEWYLYLTHRIAEYPPNIYVAITDMIQGSEDTSVLY
- a CDS encoding MerR family transcriptional regulator, translating into MDFKRTYSLVDVSERIGRPRTTLADWARQFKEFLPTVGSGRTMRYTEEAVELFGFISKMKDANEHPDSIREQLRGVVREIIVPMTNDDDGKPYLMQLAGEIDQLKRAVVMLAEQNDGLRRELDEARREAATGTEQLSGRISDVQNSLGDEIRKGQEQTSAQLGEILSRVDTYGKQPRGLLRWFSKGN
- a CDS encoding Mu transposase C-terminal domain-containing protein, which codes for MQNEYPPLTAYSEEQRQAAMVKYKIIAPYLIDEKTLTVITEETGIAKRTLQYWIQDYKQFGLKGLIRKTRSDAGKIHVESEVAVAIEQLILKYRRNSLTSIHRMVCEQCQKKGWQQPSYYQVYKVSQSLSPGLKKLAHDGEKAYENQYDLIHRREASYPNEIWQADHTPLDIIVLNEKGKPERPWLTIILDDYSRAIAGYFLTFQNPSAIHTSLVLHQAIWRKSNPDWQICGIPEIFYTDHGSDFTSNHLEQVAIDLKINLVFSAIGVPRGRGKIERFFLTVNQLFLQDLPGYLGNQTTSSLLTLKELDEKLFNFLIYNYHHRLHGTTKKEPIQSWNNSGFLPNMPESLESLDLLLLNVAKPRKVHSDGIHFQGLRYIDTNLAAYVGETVIIRYDPRDIAEIRVFYQDKYLCTAISPEISDYTVDLKEIVSARNKVRRNLKKQLDSGKTVAEEIALSKQHELGNKTNESNSKKSKLKRYFNE
- a CDS encoding AAA family ATPase; its protein translation is MNKGQKFIETKEFKRFAEFCDACIRYKYIGICYGLPGVGKTLSSRYYSNWDSIEKQIAYKTANNIGLDADEKILEARTIFYTAPAVRATKMTEQINLIGSRMNMVRTMYKVLTKGEEENYTTDAYEDIDLIIVDEIDRLKVQNLEQLRDIYDRNDIAMILIGMPGIEKRLARYPQLYSRIGFAHEFDKLSKDETHHILEYKWEELGLSIKLEDFSDYEAITSIIKITGGNFRLIQRLFTQIERILEINQLETITTEVVEAARDSLVIGIK
- a CDS encoding helix-turn-helix domain-containing protein, whose amino-acid sequence is MSNERIEYIQDDGQLRVFIVPVDIMDVPDLSIYEQMVYMVLRSYVNPTDPTAFPSYPTIAKRGRMSRSSAIRAVEGLVQKGLITKELRLDVSKNRKIKNTSNLYTLIMPKKLKDNKGSVSQTRGVVSHRHGGSVSQTPNHNHLKEPLLNKIDCMNTHKELDSSSESIQNELYESLNKYIPKYFYIEGIPVGLEYIDEIFLMLITQFSDHLDPEIVEIAAKRYFDRTAKIALGTPNGVEMTLEVREPVALFQICYKESIALYKAKYNHATRRP